One part of the Vicia villosa cultivar HV-30 ecotype Madison, WI linkage group LG6, Vvil1.0, whole genome shotgun sequence genome encodes these proteins:
- the LOC131610485 gene encoding transcription factor PIF3-like → MFDSTSSYIDFQSSQTKNNTHMLTYLPPFKKPRVETSNHYLGGCEYQKTEKVNFSNFSIPKVFLKSTHQGKESKAIASTKFQQQKPLTQLLPTIDEHSEVSDSHSSAFGIREKRKASDIEGYDEPSSSACSLEASNDSNFGFGNHEDNYDSPYFSDDEEETSENMLKEKPAREGKRVKRSYKNAKSHNLTQRKRRDKINEKIHTLKKLIPNCNKMDKASMLDDAIDYLKTLKLQLQIMTMGRGLCMPLNHLMMLPAHHMSMSMNMNAQHLMGFRPEVQFPIPQMSNGVTDHNNNNIRVQMFGFSNQLLPPPMSIHNAPFTLPIIGNSSTAANSFGDQNQPSKTCG, encoded by the exons ATGTTTGATTCTACTTCCTCTTACATTGATTTTCAATCCTCACaaaccaagaacaatactcacaTGCTCACATATTTACCACCATTCAAAAAACCAAGAGTGGAAACTTCAAATCATTACTTAGGAGGGTGTGAatatcaaaaaacagaaaaagtgaactTCTCAAACTTTTCTATACCTAAAGTGTTTCTCAAATCAACTCATCAAGGGAAAGAATCAAAAGCCATTGCTTCTACAAAATTCCAACAACAAAAGCCTTTAACACAATTGCTACCAACCATTGATGAACATTCTGAAGTTTCTGATAGCCATAGTAGTGCTTTTGGAATTAGAGAGAAGAGAAAAGCTAGTGATATTGAAGGATATGATGAACCATCATCTTCTGCATGTTCACTTGAAGCCTCAAATGATTCAAACTTTGGTTTCGGAAATCATGAGGACAATTATGACTCACCATATTTTAGTGAT GATGAAGAAGAAACCTCGGAAAATATGTTGAAAGAGAAGCCAGCTcgtgaaggaaaaagagtcaaGAGAAGCTACAAGAATGCAAAAAGTCATAATTTAACTCAAAGG AAGAGAAGAGATAAAATCAACGAGAAAATTCATACATTGAAAAAGCTCATACCAAATTGCAATAAG ATGGACAAGGCTTCAATGCTTGATGATGCCATTGATTATCTTAAAACCCTAAAGCTTCAGTTACAG ATTATGACAATGGGTAGAGGACTTTGTATGCCACTTAATCATCTTATGATGTTGCCAGCACATCATATGAGTATGAGTATGAATATGAATGCACAACATTTAATGGGTTTTAGGCCAGAGGTACAGTTTCCTATTCCACAAATGAGTAATGGTGTCACAGACCACAATAATAACAACATCAGAGTTCAGATGTTTGGTTTTTCCAACCAATTACTACCACCACCGATGTCAATTCATAATGCACCTTTCACACTTCCTATCATCGGAAACTCTTCCACTGCAGCAAACTCTTTTGGTGACCAGAATCAACCTAGCAAGACATGTGGCTAA